The genomic region TGCGCTTTGAATTTTATATGGAAGAAACAGAGATGAATCGTCGAGTGAAAATGATATTCGTCGAACAGGATAAATTGAATGGACAGTCGCAAATACTGTACATTATTCTCTTCTGTTTACATAATGATATTTAATAAATCTAAAACCTTGAGTCATTTGTGCACCTTCGTTCACGAAATGACAGGCGAATAGGAGCAAGTTGCGGGGTTCAACCTTGAGTGCGAAACGCATGAACATTGCTGAATACAAGCATAAGGctgaaaaatattaaatttacttAATACTTTATGAATTTCCTAACAGATATCTCCTTTAGTTTTGAAATATtcgattataatatatatatatattatcttAATAATTGGAGAACTTTCAGAATACCTTGTAACCTCTGTCAGTAGGGTTATTAAGTATTAATACATGAAAAAACTAACCGAGTGTCATTTTTCCACTGATGTAATTC from Xylocopa sonorina isolate GNS202 chromosome 2, iyXylSono1_principal, whole genome shotgun sequence harbors:
- the Mpc1 gene encoding mitochondrial pyruvate carrier, yielding MNRVKKLLSSKETRDYLMSTHFWGPVANWGIPIAAIADIQRDPNYISGKMTLALCLYSAMFMRFALKVEPRNLLLFACHFVNEGAQMTQGFRFIKYHYVNRRE